The Pristiophorus japonicus isolate sPriJap1 chromosome 3, sPriJap1.hap1, whole genome shotgun sequence genome has a segment encoding these proteins:
- the LOC139255831 gene encoding putative nuclease HARBI1, with protein MSEEQCLRRLRFRKEMVTELCNLQWIYLAADISTRTLLLVAVKVTVALNFSATSSFQSPAGDICNISQFAVHCCTRQVTSALFGKRFNDMKFSMSRQDQDEHTRGFARIAGFPRVQGAIDCMHVALRAPHHNGEIFRNHKGFPSLNVQLVCDHRQMVLAVNARYAGSCHDAFILRETCANTLQAFAWLLRYQGYCVAPWLRTPLHNPTTLAEQHYNTSHTTTRAIVEQTYGGSEAAFSLPCVEFTNISQRFLVPFPCRGEESLFWTFKMEGKTSGHK; from the coding sequence atgtccgaggagcagtgcttaagaaggctgaggttccgcaaggagaTGGTCACGGAGCTTTGTAACCTTCAGTGgatatacctggcagctgacatcagcaCTAGGACCTTGCTgttagtggcagtgaaagtgacagtagcactgaacttctctgctaccagctccttccagtctcctgcagGCGACATATGCAACATTtctcagtttgcagtacattgctgcactcGCCAGGTGACCAGCGCTCTCTTCGGCAAACGATTCAATGACATGAAATTCAGCATGTCAAGGCAGGACCAGGATGAGCAcacccgtggctttgccaggatagcgggcttccccagggttcaaggagccattgattgtatgcacgtggcattgagggccccgcaccacaatggagagatctttcGGAATCACAAGGGATTCCCctccctcaacgtacagctggtctgcgatcacaggcagatggtcctcgctgtcaatgcccgatatgctggcagctgccacgatgccttcatcctgcgggagacctGTGCCAATACTCTTCAAGCCTTCGCATGGCTCCTGCGCTACCAAGGATATTGTGTGGCCCCCTGGCTGAGGacacccctccacaatcccaccaccCTTGCTGAGCAgcactacaacaccagccataccacaacccgggccATTGTTGAGCAAACTTATGggggttctgaagcagcatttTCGCTGCcttgtgtagaatttaccaatatttcacaaagattcctggtacctttcccctgtagaggagaagaatcccttttctggacttttaaaatggaaggaaaaacttcaggacacaaatga